A region of Sugiyamaella lignohabitans strain CBS 10342 chromosome A, complete sequence DNA encodes the following proteins:
- the EMG1 gene encoding Emg1p (Methyltransferase for rRNA; catalyzes methylation of the pseudouridine residue 1191 of 18S rRNA; member of the SPOUT methyltransferase family; required for maturation of 18S rRNA and for 40S ribosomal subunit production independently of methyltransferase activity; forms homodimers; human ortholog is mutated in Bowen-Conradi syndrome, and the equivalent mutation in yeast affects Emg1p dimerization and localization but not its methyltransferase activity; GO_component: GO:0030686 - 90S preribosome [Evidence IDA] [PMID 12150911]; GO_component: GO:0005737 - cytoplasm [Evidence IDA] [PMID 11694595]; GO_component: GO:0005737 - cytoplasm [Evidence IDA] [PMID 11914276]; GO_component: GO:0005880 - nuclear microtubule [Evidence IDA] [PMID 11935223]; GO_component: GO:0005730 - nucleolus [Evidence IEA]; GO_component: GO:0005730 - nucleolus [Evidence IDA] [PMID 15590835]; GO_component: GO:0005634 - nucleus [Evidence IEA]; GO_component: GO:0005634 - nucleus [Evidence IDA] [PMID 11694595]; GO_component: GO:0005634 - nucleus [Evidence IDA] [PMID 11935223]; GO_component: GO:0030529 - ribonucleoprotein complex [Evidence IEA]; GO_component: GO:0032040 - small-subunit processome [Evidence IDA] [PMID 15590835]; GO_function: GO:0003723 - RNA binding [Evidence IEA]; GO_function: GO:0008168 - methyltransferase activity [Evidence IEA,IEA]; GO_function: GO:0070037 - rRNA (pseudouridine) methyltransferase activity [Evidence IMP,ISO] [PMID 20972225]; GO_function: GO:0019843 - rRNA binding [Evidence IEA]; GO_function: GO:0016740 - transferase activity [Evidence IEA]; GO_process: GO:0000480 - endonucleolytic cleavage in 5'-ETS of tricistronic rRNA transcript (SSU-rRNA, 5.8S rRNA, LSU-rRNA) [Evidence IMP] [PMID 15590835]; GO_process: GO:0000447 - endonucleolytic cleavage in ITS1 to separate SSU-rRNA from 5.8S rRNA and LSU-rRNA from tricistronic rRNA transcript (SSU-rRNA, 5.8S rRNA, LSU-rRNA) [Evidence IMP] [PMID 15590835]; GO_process: GO:0000472 - endonucleolytic cleavage to generate mature 5'-end of SSU-rRNA from (SSU-rRNA, 5.8S rRNA, LSU-rRNA) [Evidence IMP] [PMID 15590835]; GO_process: GO:0032259 - methylation [Evidence IEA]; GO_process: GO:0070475 - rRNA base methylation [Evidence IMP,ISO] [PMID 20972225]; GO_process: GO:0006364 - rRNA processing [Evidence IEA]; GO_process: GO:0006364 - rRNA processing [Evidence IMP] [PMID 11694595]; GO_process: GO:0042274 - ribosomal small subunit biogenesis [Evidence IMP] [PMID 11694595]; GO_process: GO:0042274 - ribosomal small subunit biogenesis [Evidence IGI] [PMID 16721597]; GO_process: GO:0042254 - ribosome biogenesis [Evidence IEA]), giving the protein MSSPDNKPATKPEETDPSLVPQAPKPLSSKDKNTKRLIVVLSNACLETHKISSAGGDRYALLNCDDHQGLLKKMNRDIADTRPDITHQCLLTLLDSPINKAGKLQVYIQTARGVLIEVNPSVRIPRTFKRFSGLMVQLLHRLSIRSVNSEEKLLKVIKNPITDHLPTKCRKITLSFDAKVQRVQDYVETLDDDESICVFVGAMAKGKDSFADEFVDEKIGVSNYPLSASVACSKFCHGCEDAWGIM; this is encoded by the coding sequence ATGTCATCCCCCGATAACAAACCAGCAACCAAGCCAGAGGAGACCGATCCTTCGTTGGTCCCCCAAGCTCCCAAGCCATTGAGCTCGAAAGACAAGAACACAAAGCGACTAATTGTGGTGTTATCCAACGCCTGTTTAGAGACTCACAAGATCTCATCGGCCGGTGGAGATAGATACGCTCTTCTCAACTGTGATGACCACCAGGGTTTactgaagaaaatgaacagAGATATTGCTGACACCAGACCAGACATTACACACCAGTGCTTATTAACTTTATTGGATTCTCCTATCAACAAGGCTGGTAAGCTGCAAGTATATATCCAGACAGCCCGAGGAGTGCTAATCGAGGTCAACCCCAGTGTCAGAATCCCTAGAACTTTTAAGAGATTCTCGGGACTGATGGTCCAACTGCTGCACAGACTGTCAATCCGTTCAGTCAATTCTGAAGAGAAGCTCCTTAAAGTCATCAAGAACCCCATCACAGACCATTTGCCCACCAAATGCCGTAAAATCACTCTTTCTTTCGATGCAAAGGTACAAAGGGTACAAGATTACGTCGAGACTCttgatgacgacgagaGTATATGTGTGTTTGTGGGTGCCATGGCCAAGGGTAAAGACAGCTTCGCCGACGAGTTCGTCGACGAGAAGATCGGTGTGTCGAACTACCCATTATCAGCCTCTGTCGCATGCAGCAAGTTCTGCCACGGTTGTGAAGATGCCTGGGGTATCATGTAA
- the JLP1 gene encoding Jlp1p (Fe(II)-dependent sulfonate/alpha-ketoglutarate dioxygenase; involved in sulfonate catabolism for use as a sulfur source; contains sequence that resembles a J domain (typified by the E. coli DnaJ protein); induced by sulphur starvation; GO_component: GO:0005575 - cellular_component [Evidence ND]; GO_function: GO:0051213 - dioxygenase activity [Evidence IEA]; GO_function: GO:0046872 - metal ion binding [Evidence IEA]; GO_function: GO:0016491 - oxidoreductase activity [Evidence IEA,IEA]; GO_function: GO:0000907 - sulfonate dioxygenase activity [Evidence IDA] [PMID 10482536]; GO_process: GO:0046306 - alkanesulfonate catabolic process [Evidence IEA]; GO_process: GO:0055114 - oxidation-reduction process [Evidence IEA,IEA]; GO_process: GO:0044273 - sulfur compound catabolic process [Evidence IMP] [PMID 10482536]) — MSPAVATTLETDQLVNDFKKKVGFKRNYSKLLPANTLARYKKHGVDVSGEYPEVPTEYPVFLEDAINVRNKDRPHNERGAYADKEKKALFGAAKEVINLTANIGTEIVGLQLADLDDKQKDELALLIAERTVVFFRDQDLSPKKQLELGKYFGEVEVHPLVPHVPGLEGVTVLWPQQMQIEGGKATHKKPLGTAQWHSDLSHEYNPAGITHLHNDALPPGGAGGDTAWVSGYGAYDKLSPALQEFLDGKTAIYRSAHSYIDKKNPLGGLKFIEREHPIVRTHPATGWKALWINRHYTTRIVGLEPNESAAILNLLFDVFEKNLDIQVRFNWHSKPSAPGRGTSALWDNRISQHYAVFDYDDDERHGTRVAVLSERPYFDKNSKSRRQALGLD, encoded by the coding sequence ATGtcaccagcagtagcaacGACCCTTGAAACGGATCAATTGGTCAACgatttcaagaagaaggttgGCTTTAAGAGAAACTATTCTAAGTTGCTCCCTGCCAATACATTGGCTAGATACAAGAAACATGGTGTTGATGTTTCTGGCGAGTACCCTGAGGTTCCCACTGAATATCCGGTTTTCCTTGAGGATGCTATCAATGTAAGAAATAAGGACCGTCCTCATAATGAGCGAGGTGCTTATGCCGACAAAGAGAAGAAGGCCCTCTTCGGAGCCGCTAAGGAGGTCATTAATCTGACAGCTAATATTGGTACTGAGATTGTTGGACTTCAATTGGCAGACTTGGACGATAAGCAAAAAGACGAGCTGGCCTTGTTAATTGCTGAACGTACTgttgtcttcttcagagATCAGGACTTGTCTCCTAAGAAGCAATTAGAACTGGGCAAGTACTTTGGTGAAGTCGAGGTCCATCCTTTGGTACCACATGTTCCTGGCCTTGAGGGTGTCACTGTTCTATGGCCtcaacaaatgcaaattGAGGGTGGAAAGGCTACTCACAAGAAGCCACTTGGAACTGCTCAATGGCACAGTGATCTGTCCCACGAGTATAACCCTGCCGGTATTACTCATTTACATAATGACGCTTTGCCTCCTGGAGGAGCTGGCGGTGACACTGCTTGGGTCAGCGGATACGGTGCTTATGATAAATTATCTCCTGCTCTCCAGGAGTTCTTGGATGGTAAGACTGCTATCTACAGATCGGCTCATTCATATATCGATAAGAAGAACCCTCTAGGTGGACTCAAGTTCATTGAGCGTGAACATCCAATTGTTAGAACCCATCCTGCCACTGGTTGGAAGGCACTTTGGATCAATCGTCACTACACTACTAGAATTGTCGGCCTTGAGCCTAACGAGTCTGCTGCTATCCTTAACCTTTTGTTTGATGTTTTCGAAAAGAACTTGGACATCCAAGTGCGTTTCAACTGGCACTCCAAGCCGTCTGCTCCTGGTCGCGGAACTAGTGCTTTATGGGACAACCGTATCAGTCAACATTATGCTGTGTTTGACtatgacgatgatgagagACATGGTACTCGTGTTGCCGTCTTGTCAGAGCGACCCTACTTTGACAAGAACTCCAAATCTCGTCGTCAAGCTTTGGGATTAGATTAG
- the GEF1 gene encoding Gef1p (Voltage-gated chloride channel; localized to the golgi, the endosomal system, and plasma membrane; involved in cation homeostasis; highly homologous to vertebrate voltage-gated chloride channels; modulates TBSV model (+) RNA virus replication by regulating copper metabolism; GO_component: GO:0005794 - Golgi apparatus [Evidence IEA]; GO_component: GO:0005794 - Golgi apparatus [Evidence IDA] [PMID 15710404]; GO_component: GO:0005797 - Golgi medial cisterna [Evidence IDA] [PMID 9614122]; GO_component: GO:0000139 - Golgi membrane [Evidence IEA]; GO_component: GO:0034707 - chloride channel complex [Evidence IEA]; GO_component: GO:0005783 - endoplasmic reticulum [Evidence IEA]; GO_component: GO:0005783 - endoplasmic reticulum [Evidence IDA] [PMID 17662057]; GO_component: GO:0005789 - endoplasmic reticulum membrane [Evidence IEA]; GO_component: GO:0005768 - endosome [Evidence IEA]; GO_component: GO:0005768 - endosome [Evidence IDA] [PMID 15710404]; GO_component: GO:0010008 - endosome membrane [Evidence IEA]; GO_component: GO:0000324 - fungal-type vacuole [Evidence IDA] [PMID 17662057]; GO_component: GO:0016021 - integral component of membrane [Evidence IEA]; GO_component: GO:0016021 - integral component of membrane [Evidence ISM] [PMID 12192589]; GO_component: GO:0016020 - membrane [Evidence IEA,IEA]; GO_component: GO:0005886 - plasma membrane [Evidence IEA,IEA]; GO_component: GO:0005886 - plasma membrane [Evidence IDA] [PMID 17662057]; GO_component: GO:0005774 - vacuolar membrane [Evidence IEA]; GO_component: GO:0005773 - vacuole [Evidence IEA]; GO_function: GO:0030554 - adenyl nucleotide binding [Evidence IEA]; GO_function: GO:0005254 - chloride channel activity [Evidence IEA]; GO_function: GO:0005216 - ion channel activity [Evidence IEA]; GO_function: GO:0005247 - voltage-gated chloride channel activity [Evidence IEA]; GO_function: GO:0005247 - voltage-gated chloride channel activity [Evidence IDA] [PMID 12074596]; GO_process: GO:0006878 - cellular copper ion homeostasis [Evidence IMP] [PMID 9520490]; GO_process: GO:0006878 - cellular copper ion homeostasis [Evidence IMP] [PMID 9614122]; GO_process: GO:0006879 - cellular iron ion homeostasis [Evidence IMP] [PMID 9520490]; GO_process: GO:1902476 - chloride transmembrane transport [Evidence IEA]; GO_process: GO:0006821 - chloride transport [Evidence IEA,IEA]; GO_process: GO:0034220 - ion transmembrane transport [Evidence IEA]; GO_process: GO:0006811 - ion transport [Evidence IEA]; GO_process: GO:0044070 - regulation of anion transport [Evidence IEA]; GO_process: GO:0055085 - transmembrane transport [Evidence IEA]; GO_process: GO:0006810 - transport [Evidence IEA]) has product MPDDPENQPGLPPTYLKPPLRPELVRSKTDSYTRVNIGNDGNDDDSDQDETSNLLTRRSTPVSPGRGIKRGRAKRRLSQLFLSTRNTTTDFLSLVSPSASSYNLRTPRIQDFDVNPLNVSWTNVSSLGNGYGTTDDPNTLTPRRVVSTVEESKASTDRRGFYDDFTTVDWIHDTVIESSRRSTLKALPGLRGKFIRLFDAFQGWLLITIVAFAFTLVAYSIDACESVLSDLRHGYCSTNWFTREALCCPDVERFGSCPAWVSWSQYGGVLSGDNGLAFDFVAYLALTILFAYISVTLTLRTKTDIPLEDRNSALSKEKKPSLATQGAVLGESSASVPVTDSSPQSKTTQTNEPAEPSRRVIYSGTGSGVAEVKTILSGFIIRRFLGTYTLVHKSIGLIFSISSGLSVGKEGPYVHLAACVGNIACRLFKKFSTNEIKRRQVISAAASAGVALAFGSPLAGVLFSLEEVSYYFLPHQLFRIFFCAMISALFLIFMDPYKTGKIVLFEVTYDQNWQLWVSFTLVAVNEKALTI; this is encoded by the coding sequence ATGCCGGATGATCCAGAGAACCAACCTGGACTGCCACCAACGTATTTAAAACCACCACTTAGACCAGAACTTGTACGTTCAAAGACTGATTCTTATACAAGAGTTAATATTGGAAACGATGGCAATGATGATGACTCAGATCAAGATGAAACTTCGAATTTGCTGACTCGCAGGTCGACCCCAGTTTCACCTGGGAGGGGGATCAAACGTGGCAGAGCAAAACGAAGATTGAGCCAATTGTTCTTGTCAACTCGAAACACAACTACAGATTTCCTTTCATTGGTATCTCCATCTGCATCTTCATATAATCTACGAACACCTCGTATACAAGATTTCGACGTTAATCCCCTGAACGTGTCGTGGACTAATGTCAGCTCGTTAGGTAATGGTTATGGTACTACGGATGATCCTAATACGCTGACACCACGCCGGGTGGTTTCAACTGTGGAAGAGAGTAAGGCCTCGACGGACCGACGTGGATTCTATGACGATTTTACCACGGTAGATTGGATCCATGACACTGTGATTGAGTCGTCTCGTCGAAGTACCTTAAAAGCACTGCCGGGATTAAGAGGAAAGTTCATTAGACTTTTCGATGCCTTTCAAGGATGGCTCCTTATAACAATTGTTGCATTTGCATTTACCTTAGTAGCATATAGCATTGATGCTTGCGAGAGCGTTTTATCAGATCTACGGCATGGCTATTGTTCTACAAACTGGTTCACCCGTGAAGCTTTGTGTTGTCCAGACGTAGAACGGTTTGGATCTTGTCCAGCATGGGTTTCTTGGTCTCAATACGGAGGAGTACTTTCTGGCGACAACGGCCTTGcgtttgattttgttgcCTACTTGGCATTGACCATACTATTTGCATATATCTCGGTCACCTTGACTCTGAGAACAAAGACTGACATTCCCCTAGAAGATAGGAATTCCGCATTAtctaaagaaaagaaaccgTCCCTAGCAACACAGGGTGCAGTGTTAGGGGAATCGTCTGCATCGGTACCTGTGACCGACTCGTCACCACAGTCTAAGACGACCCAAACTAACGAGCCAGCTGAACCTAGCAGGAGAGTTATTTATTCAGGAACTGGCAGTGGAGTGGCCGAAGTAAAGACCATTCTCTCTGGATTCATTATCAGAAGATTCTTGGGAACATATACACTTGTTCATAAATCGATTGGCCTGATATTCTCCATTTCATCTGGCCTTAGCGTGGGCAAAGAGGGTCCCTATGTTCATCTTGCAGCCTGTGTGGGAAACATCGCTTGTCGTCTATTCAAAAAATTCAGCacaaatgaaatcaaacGTCGTCAGGTAATTTCTGCTGCCGCCAGTGCTGGTGTAGCCTTGGCTTTTGGAAGTCCTCTTGCCGGAGTTCTCTTCAGTTTGGAAGAAGTTAGCTACTACTTTCTTCCTCACCAACTATTCCGGATTTTCTTTTGTGCTATGATCTCTGCGCTGtttctgatatttatgGATCCATACAAGACTGGTAAaattgttctttttgagGTGACCTATGATCAAAACTGGCAGTTATGGGTGAGTTTTACGCTGGTGGCTGTAAATGAAAAAGCACTAACGATTTAG